In a genomic window of Roseiflexus castenholzii DSM 13941:
- a CDS encoding GAF domain-containing protein, with the protein MERTPALDINSVDIMHRLSSDLSLATSLNAGVTCVVTAIERVFAPRDCQVVALMAGEPSLLHSVGAVRLPDEQCLTALRAGEVVVPGQDQSLIFAPLRARRTLIGWVCLIDPVWSPDLAPLLELIAAQAGPALALLGNFGRRDDQAAQLQTLNEIGQLLGGAFDRTQLFAVIHTAVQRIVEAPTFLIALYDGYTGELEPVYLMHDGQRRPPGERWSINVGLAGVVIRERKPLCVSNYAEACAQRGIQPRMIEGRILGPAWLGVPLIADERLIGVIVLASSREGYVYRQEHVNLLMTIATHAAVALDRAQLHERTERQAQQLMVLNRIGRIITSSIDPQQVPGIILRQVTELLNVEESSLLLTDEATGEMVFAYTTGQVGQRILGQRLPRGVGIAGYVITTGQSVIVNDVQSDTRFYRSLDLSTGFTTRALLAVPLRGVGGVEGVIEVINRRDRRPFTLEDQQLLEALADYAVIALENARQFQKIDQALARRAQELARTNEQLEQNLRSLTALNAFGMAINTTLRSPHEILSMTARGIAEMTGALGAMVLLPEDQGVRSVVSIGLRIAMDERLLKAVHHVMTIGRPETLAPDPDAPMRSPRCTIFIVPLRATQRTLGCVCVAYANAPPEPSDQETVVLFASQAAVAIESIDLFVAVRTARDQMASILASTREGILLISADGTVAIANAALSELTALDAGRFQGMPIDAFLARWFESAAYATEECAALQRAIDDALSGAAQFIAGELSGSAGRFLYLEWSVLRAQSSGDSHGGVLLVVRDITAAREADRMRQDLMHMIVHDLRSPLSSVMASLELMMRGVPGALSDQQLHVLQIANTSATSMLEMINTLLDISRLEAGRMPIERCRGDIRSIIVDAVRRLSSLALDRAISVEIGVDSDIPHIYADVGLVGRVLQNLVSNAIKFSNRGGLVRVQAAVRPEDGQEKVLVTVSDQGVGIAPGDRERIFAKFSQVGERRGGTGLGLAFCKQAIEAHGERIWVESELGRGSTFFFTLPLAS; encoded by the coding sequence ATGGAACGCACGCCTGCACTCGATATCAATAGTGTTGACATCATGCACCGCCTCAGCTCCGATCTGTCGCTGGCAACCAGCCTCAATGCAGGCGTCACATGTGTTGTCACTGCGATCGAGCGCGTCTTCGCGCCACGCGATTGCCAGGTTGTGGCGCTGATGGCGGGTGAGCCGAGTTTGCTGCATAGCGTTGGCGCCGTGCGGTTGCCCGATGAACAGTGCCTGACTGCGTTGCGCGCCGGGGAAGTCGTCGTGCCAGGACAGGACCAGAGCCTGATTTTTGCTCCGCTGCGCGCGCGACGCACCCTGATAGGCTGGGTATGCCTGATCGATCCCGTCTGGTCGCCCGATCTGGCGCCGCTGCTGGAACTGATTGCCGCACAGGCAGGTCCTGCACTGGCGTTGTTGGGTAACTTTGGGCGGCGGGATGATCAGGCAGCGCAGTTGCAAACATTGAATGAGATCGGACAATTACTCGGCGGTGCGTTTGATCGAACCCAACTGTTTGCTGTCATCCACACGGCGGTCCAGCGCATCGTCGAAGCGCCAACCTTCTTGATTGCGTTATACGATGGGTACACCGGGGAATTGGAGCCAGTCTACCTGATGCACGACGGGCAACGACGTCCTCCCGGAGAACGATGGTCGATCAACGTTGGGCTTGCCGGGGTGGTCATCAGGGAACGAAAGCCGTTGTGTGTCAGCAACTATGCGGAAGCGTGCGCGCAGCGCGGCATTCAGCCACGGATGATCGAGGGCCGCATATTGGGTCCAGCCTGGCTTGGTGTGCCGCTCATTGCCGATGAGCGTTTGATTGGCGTCATTGTGCTGGCAAGCTCGCGCGAAGGGTATGTATATCGCCAGGAACACGTCAATCTGCTCATGACCATTGCGACGCACGCGGCTGTCGCGCTCGACCGCGCCCAACTCCATGAACGCACCGAGCGCCAGGCGCAGCAGTTGATGGTGCTGAACCGCATCGGGCGCATCATTACGTCATCTATCGATCCGCAACAGGTGCCGGGTATTATCCTGCGTCAGGTGACGGAGTTGCTGAACGTGGAGGAGAGTTCACTGCTGCTCACCGACGAGGCTACGGGCGAAATGGTGTTCGCCTATACGACCGGGCAGGTCGGGCAACGAATCTTAGGTCAACGCCTGCCGCGTGGCGTTGGCATCGCCGGGTATGTTATTACGACCGGGCAATCGGTGATCGTCAACGATGTGCAGTCCGATACGCGCTTCTACCGTTCGCTGGACCTTTCGACCGGATTTACAACCCGCGCCTTACTGGCGGTGCCGCTGCGCGGCGTTGGGGGGGTGGAAGGAGTCATCGAGGTGATCAACCGACGCGATCGGCGTCCGTTCACCCTCGAAGATCAACAACTCCTCGAAGCGTTGGCGGATTATGCCGTCATCGCGCTGGAAAACGCGCGCCAGTTTCAGAAAATCGATCAGGCGCTGGCGCGACGCGCACAGGAACTGGCGCGTACCAACGAGCAACTTGAACAGAACCTCCGCAGCCTGACGGCGCTCAATGCGTTCGGCATGGCGATCAACACGACGCTGCGCAGTCCGCACGAAATCTTAAGCATGACGGCGCGCGGGATCGCAGAAATGACCGGTGCGCTTGGTGCGATGGTGCTGCTGCCGGAAGACCAAGGAGTTCGGTCTGTCGTGTCGATTGGGCTGCGCATCGCAATGGATGAGCGTTTGCTGAAGGCGGTGCATCACGTCATGACTATCGGTCGTCCTGAAACGCTGGCGCCCGATCCGGACGCTCCGATGCGTTCGCCTCGCTGCACGATCTTTATCGTGCCGCTGCGCGCCACGCAACGCACGCTTGGGTGTGTGTGCGTTGCCTATGCGAATGCCCCGCCGGAGCCGTCTGATCAGGAAACGGTCGTCTTGTTTGCATCGCAGGCGGCAGTCGCTATCGAAAGCATTGATCTCTTCGTGGCGGTGCGCACGGCGCGCGATCAGATGGCGTCGATCCTGGCATCGACGCGTGAAGGCATTCTGTTGATCAGCGCCGATGGCACGGTCGCTATTGCCAATGCGGCGCTCTCCGAGTTGACGGCGCTCGATGCCGGTCGATTCCAGGGTATGCCGATCGATGCATTTCTGGCGCGCTGGTTCGAGTCCGCAGCCTATGCAACCGAAGAGTGCGCGGCATTGCAGCGCGCGATCGACGATGCGTTGAGTGGCGCCGCTCAATTCATTGCCGGCGAACTGAGCGGAAGCGCCGGCAGGTTCCTCTATCTGGAATGGTCGGTGCTCCGGGCGCAGAGCAGCGGCGATAGTCATGGCGGTGTGCTGCTCGTTGTGCGGGACATCACTGCGGCGCGCGAGGCGGATCGTATGCGGCAGGATTTGATGCATATGATTGTTCACGACCTGCGCAGCCCGCTTTCCAGTGTGATGGCGTCGCTTGAGTTGATGATGCGTGGTGTGCCAGGCGCGTTAAGTGATCAGCAATTGCATGTGTTGCAGATCGCCAATACCAGCGCGACGAGCATGCTGGAGATGATCAACACCCTGCTCGACATCAGTCGCCTCGAAGCCGGACGTATGCCGATCGAACGCTGTCGCGGAGATATTCGAAGCATTATCGTCGATGCAGTGCGACGCTTGTCGTCGCTGGCGCTGGATCGCGCCATCTCGGTTGAGATCGGGGTCGATAGCGACATCCCACACATCTATGCCGATGTCGGGCTTGTGGGGCGCGTGCTTCAAAATCTGGTCAGTAATGCGATCAAGTTCAGCAATCGTGGCGGACTGGTGCGGGTGCAGGCTGCTGTGCGTCCAGAGGATGGGCAGGAGAAAGTTCTTGTGACTGTCAGCGATCAGGGGGTGGGCATTGCGCCTGGTGATCGCGAGCGGATCTTCGCTAAGTTCAGCCAGGTCGGTGAGCGGCGCGGCGGCACCGGGTTGGGGCTGGCTTTCTGCAAACAGGCAATCGAAGCGCACGGCGAGCGCATCTGGGTCGAGAGCGAACTCGGGCGCGGTTCGACATTCTTTTTCACGCTCCCGCTTGCGTCCTGA
- a CDS encoding transposase, producing the protein MLDEFGSNPDLERTHAWAPVGERATSAIPHNTPINTTTIAALTPTRMGPALVLASGVDRAAFTAYLEHVLAPTLRPGQIVLANNHSAHKSPQAHAIVAARGCTLRFLPAYSPDYSPIELEIAKIKALLRRAAARTTEALEAAIAAALSAVTAAEAQAFVRHCGYRFPPNLDQWFCT; encoded by the coding sequence GTGTTGGATGAGTTTGGCAGCAACCCTGATCTGGAACGCACCCATGCGTGGGCACCGGTGGGGGAACGTGCGACCAGCGCCATTCCCCACAACACGCCTATCAACACGACGACGATTGCCGCGCTGACGCCAACCAGGATGGGACCGGCACTGGTGTTGGCGAGCGGGGTTGATCGTGCAGCGTTCACCGCCTATTTGGAGCACGTTTTGGCACCAACGCTCCGGCCGGGGCAGATTGTGTTGGCGAATAACCACAGCGCGCACAAGAGTCCGCAGGCGCATGCCATCGTGGCGGCCCGTGGCTGCACGTTGCGGTTTCTGCCCGCCTATTCGCCCGACTACTCGCCAATCGAGTTGGAGATCGCGAAGATCAAAGCGCTGCTGCGGCGTGCGGCCGCCCGAACAACCGAAGCGTTGGAAGCCGCCATCGCCGCCGCCTTGTCGGCGGTGACTGCCGCCGAAGCACAGGCATTCGTTCGCCATTGTGGCTACCGATTTCCACCAAATTTGGATCAATGGTTTTGCACTTAG
- a CDS encoding DUF4388 domain-containing protein, producing MRSFKHNTIGRRRTVQLEGSLSQFPLRELIEMAVYSSVSGVLEVQVGDDVGRIFFRDGLPQHAELSGLQGVDAIGRMFAERDASFRFSADGAPVTPTLWMDPWEIIELAEHQAQTWALVRPYVPALSAIPTLRMPLQRAQSLVGEDIAPLLTLIDGQRSIPDIARDLSVTLIDVYVGIASLVQQQIVVLASPSPSPTAPPPEPNSDTGEKRDGFFERLLARALEEERRKSEPRISEPRISEPRQSEPRQSEPRRSGGRSSRE from the coding sequence GTGCGTTCCTTCAAACACAATACCATTGGGCGGAGACGTACTGTGCAACTCGAAGGGTCTCTCAGCCAGTTTCCGCTGCGCGAACTGATTGAAATGGCAGTCTACAGTTCGGTCAGCGGTGTGCTGGAAGTACAGGTTGGCGACGACGTTGGTCGTATCTTCTTCCGCGATGGTCTGCCGCAACATGCCGAACTGTCGGGATTGCAAGGCGTCGATGCTATTGGACGCATGTTCGCCGAGCGCGATGCTTCCTTTCGCTTTTCCGCCGATGGTGCGCCGGTCACGCCAACACTCTGGATGGACCCATGGGAAATCATCGAGTTGGCGGAGCATCAGGCGCAGACCTGGGCGTTGGTGCGTCCCTACGTGCCGGCGCTGAGCGCCATTCCCACATTGCGGATGCCTCTCCAGCGCGCGCAATCACTGGTCGGCGAAGATATTGCTCCGCTGCTGACGCTGATCGACGGGCAGCGGTCGATCCCCGACATTGCGCGCGATCTGTCGGTCACGCTGATCGATGTGTATGTGGGTATCGCTTCACTGGTCCAACAGCAAATTGTGGTCCTTGCTTCACCGTCGCCGTCACCGACTGCTCCACCGCCTGAGCCGAATTCTGACACCGGAGAAAAACGCGACGGTTTTTTCGAGCGCCTGCTTGCCCGCGCCCTGGAAGAAGAGCGACGCAAATCCGAGCCGCGCATCTCGGAGCCGCGCATCTCGGAGCCGCGCCAATCCGAACCACGCCAGTCCGAGCCACGGCGGTCAGGAGGGCGTTCTTCAAGGGAATAA
- a CDS encoding SDR family NAD(P)-dependent oxidoreductase: MDLGLRDRIALVTGASSGIGAATARLLAEEGADVVIAFGHDEAGARRTMAAVEAAGRRAWLCRFDIADAAAVQTAIRTVSAQTRGFDVLVLCAGYNAVTPFPNIAPEEWNTVVGINLNGAFYTLHAAIPFLRDGAAVVTVASVAAATGAPHHAHYAAAKAGLVNLTKSAARALAPRVRVNCVAPGIALTPMGRDTVANLAPDYAQTKLALQRYAEPDEIARCIVFLASPAASFVTGATLDVNGGRDMR, translated from the coding sequence GTGGACCTTGGCTTACGTGATCGAATAGCACTGGTGACCGGCGCATCGAGCGGCATCGGTGCAGCGACAGCGCGCCTGCTGGCGGAAGAGGGCGCTGATGTCGTGATTGCTTTTGGGCATGACGAGGCTGGCGCGCGGCGAACAATGGCAGCAGTCGAGGCTGCCGGACGGCGCGCCTGGCTTTGCCGCTTCGACATTGCCGATGCTGCTGCGGTCCAGACTGCCATTCGCACCGTCAGCGCACAAACGCGCGGGTTTGATGTGCTGGTCCTGTGCGCCGGATACAATGCTGTCACCCCGTTTCCCAACATTGCACCGGAAGAATGGAATACCGTCGTCGGTATCAACTTGAATGGCGCATTCTACACGCTGCACGCGGCGATCCCGTTCTTGCGCGACGGCGCTGCGGTGGTGACAGTGGCGAGCGTCGCTGCTGCGACCGGCGCGCCGCACCATGCGCACTATGCAGCGGCAAAGGCCGGACTGGTGAACCTGACGAAGAGCGCAGCGCGGGCGCTTGCACCACGGGTGCGGGTTAACTGCGTTGCGCCTGGCATTGCGCTTACACCTATGGGGCGCGACACCGTCGCCAACCTTGCCCCCGATTATGCGCAGACAAAACTTGCGCTGCAACGCTACGCCGAACCGGACGAAATCGCGCGCTGTATTGTCTTCCTTGCCAGCCCGGCGGCCAGTTTTGTCACCGGCGCGACTCTCGATGTCAATGGCGGAAGGGACATGCGCTGA
- a CDS encoding flagellar hook assembly protein FlgD yields the protein MKRIITLLLTLIVLLLLSSCAARPLLGDVTLSANELRPTGAGETVTITYAIGRPARVTVALVDDGGTRYTLRRDEPRAPSTEPYALRFDGTAPTDDPALLRRMLPGGAYKVVVEAVGDDGARQTAEQPLTIIGQDAPLPLIENLVIYPDTISPNADAIDDVAEITYQLPTTATVDIVVAAQDGATFPFVTAAEEEPALQKHVWNGRTVDGALLPDGVYTLIIRAQDRFGNLVEQRRSITIEGGGQPEALITYSYMAPQSVMLGEVITVTVRVRNTGIVPIRTYGPPSGYEYDTDQVFSSIADGAYVARSGGFWRIGVDWDANSGGAAKRYPYRWAISPRPPEQWRVPFEEDLLMPGEEAEIVGRIRIRQPETKMGFYVGLIQDGVGFFQDRTGRTIIKVGF from the coding sequence ATGAAACGGATCATCACGCTCCTTCTCACACTCATCGTGCTGTTGCTCCTCTCGTCGTGCGCCGCGCGTCCGCTCCTTGGCGATGTGACACTGTCGGCAAACGAACTACGCCCGACGGGGGCTGGCGAGACGGTGACGATTACGTATGCCATTGGTCGCCCGGCGCGAGTGACGGTGGCGCTGGTCGATGACGGCGGAACGCGCTATACGCTTCGTCGTGACGAACCGCGCGCTCCCTCCACCGAACCGTATGCGCTGCGCTTCGATGGCACGGCGCCGACTGACGATCCGGCGCTGCTACGGCGGATGCTCCCCGGCGGCGCCTATAAAGTTGTTGTCGAGGCGGTCGGCGACGATGGAGCGCGTCAGACGGCGGAGCAACCACTGACCATCATTGGGCAGGACGCGCCGTTGCCGCTGATCGAAAACCTGGTTATTTATCCTGACACGATTTCGCCCAATGCCGACGCAATTGATGATGTGGCTGAGATCACTTATCAATTGCCAACAACAGCGACGGTAGACATCGTGGTAGCAGCGCAGGATGGTGCGACATTTCCGTTCGTCACGGCTGCCGAAGAAGAACCCGCGTTGCAGAAGCATGTCTGGAATGGGCGCACCGTTGACGGCGCTCTGCTTCCCGATGGCGTGTACACCCTGATCATCCGGGCACAGGATCGGTTTGGCAACCTGGTCGAACAGCGCCGGTCGATCACGATTGAAGGCGGCGGGCAGCCAGAAGCGCTCATCACCTATAGTTACATGGCGCCGCAGTCGGTGATGCTTGGCGAGGTGATCACCGTCACCGTGCGTGTCCGCAACACCGGCATCGTGCCGATCCGCACCTATGGACCGCCATCGGGGTACGAGTACGACACCGATCAGGTCTTTTCGTCAATCGCAGATGGCGCATATGTTGCGCGATCCGGTGGGTTCTGGCGAATTGGCGTCGATTGGGACGCCAACAGCGGCGGCGCTGCCAAACGCTACCCTTACCGCTGGGCAATTTCGCCGCGACCGCCAGAGCAGTGGCGTGTTCCCTTTGAGGAAGACCTGCTGATGCCAGGTGAAGAAGCGGAGATCGTCGGGCGTATACGGATTCGTCAACCAGAGACGAAGATGGGATTTTATGTCGGATTGATCCAGGACGGCGTAGGGTTTTTCCAGGATCGCACCGGTCGCACCATCATCAAGGTCGGGTTTTGA
- the mtnA gene encoding S-methyl-5-thioribose-1-phosphate isomerase: MSSAFRTVWWEAGQVCLIDQRLLPNETSVVRCTTVEEVARAIRTMQIRGAPAIGCAAAYGMALAAHHAASTATDGDHQQVYDQLAAAKTILDAQRPTAVNLSWATRRVQEKVRRLIPAAPNTLARAALEEAHAILAEDLAMCYAIGRHGVALIPPRGHVLTHCNAGGLATAGYGTALAPIRMAHEQGRPIHVYVDETRPFLQGARLTAWELLQERIPMTLITDTMAGHFMQRGAIDCVIVGADRIVANGDVANKIGTYSLAVLARAHGIPFYVAAPSSTIDLSLPNGEAIPIEERSPDEVTTCFGRRIAPEGAVAAHPAFDVTPSHLVTAIITECGVIYPPFEEPLRRVVAGSE; this comes from the coding sequence ATGAGCAGCGCATTTCGCACAGTCTGGTGGGAAGCGGGTCAGGTGTGCCTGATTGACCAGCGATTGTTGCCGAACGAAACAAGCGTTGTGCGCTGCACAACAGTCGAAGAGGTCGCCCGTGCCATTCGCACGATGCAGATCCGCGGCGCACCCGCCATTGGCTGCGCTGCGGCGTATGGCATGGCGCTTGCCGCACACCACGCTGCGAGCACGGCGACCGACGGCGACCATCAGCAGGTCTACGACCAGTTGGCGGCGGCGAAGACGATCCTCGATGCGCAGCGCCCAACGGCGGTAAACCTCAGCTGGGCGACCCGGCGTGTGCAGGAGAAGGTCCGACGCCTGATCCCCGCAGCGCCCAACACGCTGGCGCGGGCGGCGCTCGAAGAAGCGCACGCCATCCTGGCGGAAGACCTGGCAATGTGCTATGCTATTGGGCGTCACGGTGTCGCCCTGATCCCGCCACGCGGTCACGTCCTGACGCACTGCAACGCTGGCGGGCTTGCCACCGCCGGTTACGGCACAGCGCTCGCGCCGATCCGCATGGCCCACGAACAGGGTCGCCCGATCCACGTGTATGTCGATGAAACCCGCCCATTCCTCCAGGGCGCGCGGTTGACCGCATGGGAATTGCTCCAGGAGCGTATCCCAATGACCCTGATCACCGATACCATGGCAGGGCACTTTATGCAGCGCGGCGCGATCGATTGTGTCATTGTCGGGGCCGACCGTATCGTTGCCAATGGCGATGTCGCCAACAAAATCGGCACCTATAGCCTGGCAGTGCTGGCGCGCGCTCATGGCATCCCATTTTATGTAGCGGCGCCATCATCGACGATTGATCTGTCACTTCCGAACGGAGAAGCGATCCCGATCGAAGAACGCAGCCCTGATGAGGTGACGACCTGCTTTGGTCGGCGGATTGCGCCGGAAGGAGCGGTTGCAGCACATCCGGCATTTGATGTCACGCCATCGCATCTGGTGACGGCCATTATCACCGAGTGCGGTGTGATCTACCCGCCGTTCGAGGAACCATTACGGCGGGTGGTGGCAGGATCAGAGTGA
- a CDS encoding acyl-CoA dehydrogenase family protein gives MFPELTDRQHRIVALAEELSSRFADRADRYDREGGFPFANLADLRDSGYLRLVVPQRYGGEGADLFEMTLAQERLARGCGATAMAVDMTIHLIGRLAETPSWTEPMVAMICRAVVEEGALINSAATEADLGSPSRGGAPATRAVPSEGGWRISGRKLFVSMAPALRWFLVSATLPPDAETPQGSIGSFLVEAGSPGIRLEDSWSDSLSLRSSASYDLALDDVFVPAERLVERTPIGAPPRPGAPTQMAWFALTLSAVYLGIGQAACDTVCAYARERTPTALGRPIATLPNIQHRIGVMQTALSAARSVLHQTARAWVARPAERSAMTAQIAMAKYLCTNAACDATDQALRIAGGFALTRALPLERYFRDARAGLTHPPNDDAALELIGKHALGM, from the coding sequence ATGTTTCCTGAACTGACCGATCGCCAGCATCGCATTGTTGCGCTGGCGGAAGAACTTTCGTCGCGCTTTGCCGATCGTGCGGACCGGTATGACCGCGAAGGAGGGTTCCCGTTCGCCAATCTGGCCGATCTGCGCGACTCCGGGTACCTGCGACTGGTCGTGCCGCAGCGATACGGTGGCGAGGGCGCCGATCTGTTTGAAATGACGCTGGCGCAGGAACGCCTTGCTCGTGGCTGCGGCGCAACGGCGATGGCAGTCGATATGACAATCCACCTGATCGGGCGACTGGCGGAAACACCGTCGTGGACTGAGCCAATGGTTGCTATGATCTGTCGCGCGGTGGTCGAAGAAGGCGCGCTGATCAATTCGGCGGCGACCGAGGCGGACTTGGGCAGTCCCTCGCGCGGCGGCGCACCGGCAACGCGCGCCGTGCCCTCCGAAGGCGGCTGGCGCATCAGTGGGCGGAAACTGTTTGTGAGTATGGCGCCGGCGCTGCGCTGGTTTCTGGTCAGCGCAACGCTGCCGCCGGACGCCGAGACGCCACAGGGGTCCATCGGCAGTTTTCTGGTCGAAGCCGGTTCACCGGGCATCCGCCTGGAGGACTCCTGGAGCGACTCGTTGAGTCTGCGGTCGAGCGCGAGTTACGATCTTGCGCTCGATGATGTGTTCGTTCCGGCGGAACGTCTGGTGGAGCGCACACCGATTGGCGCGCCGCCACGCCCCGGCGCACCAACGCAGATGGCGTGGTTTGCGTTGACCCTCTCGGCGGTGTATTTGGGCATCGGGCAGGCGGCGTGTGACACTGTTTGCGCGTATGCGCGCGAACGCACCCCAACTGCGCTTGGGCGACCCATCGCCACGCTGCCGAACATTCAGCACCGCATTGGCGTGATGCAGACCGCGTTGAGCGCTGCCCGCAGCGTGTTGCACCAGACGGCGCGCGCCTGGGTTGCGCGCCCGGCAGAGCGCAGCGCAATGACGGCGCAGATTGCAATGGCGAAGTATCTCTGCACAAATGCCGCCTGCGACGCCACCGATCAGGCGCTGCGGATTGCAGGCGGATTTGCGCTGACGCGCGCGCTGCCGCTCGAACGCTATTTTCGTGACGCGCGCGCCGGTCTGACGCATCCGCCGAACGATGATGCTGCACTGGAGTTGATCGGCAAACATGCGCTGGGAATGTAA
- the mce gene encoding methylmalonyl-CoA epimerase — translation MFEKVDHIGFAVRDIDSAIAFYSQTFGIGEWERIPMPERHMEVAATRMGDMLLELIAPTSDEAAFAKYLNERGPGMHHIAYRVNDIVAALAEIKARGVQLIDETPRPGLHDTLVAFLHPKSCQGVLVELVQHRH, via the coding sequence ATGTTTGAGAAGGTCGATCATATCGGTTTCGCCGTGCGCGACATCGACAGCGCTATCGCTTTCTACAGCCAGACGTTCGGGATCGGTGAGTGGGAACGTATCCCAATGCCGGAGCGCCACATGGAAGTTGCGGCAACGCGCATGGGCGATATGCTGCTCGAACTGATTGCGCCAACATCGGATGAAGCGGCGTTTGCGAAATATTTGAACGAACGTGGTCCCGGCATGCACCACATCGCCTACAGAGTGAACGATATCGTCGCTGCTCTGGCAGAGATCAAGGCGCGCGGCGTTCAACTGATCGACGAAACGCCGCGCCCTGGTCTGCACGATACGCTGGTCGCCTTCCTTCATCCCAAGAGTTGCCAGGGCGTGCTGGTCGAACTGGTGCAGCATCGCCATTGA
- a CDS encoding lysylphosphatidylglycerol synthase transmembrane domain-containing protein: MPEHLRRSILISLVLGLFVAIALGLISDIREVAASFSGFDWSALPMVLGLTLFNYALRWLKWDYYLRRMEMGNGVGHYDSVLLFTGGMVMAVTPAKVGEVLKSALLKRINGTPISASAPIVLAERITDGLAMLLLMGAGLTLYPPARPAFVALLVLTVAGLLLVQSRSFMRRVLALLARLPFAGKAAPRVATAYESSQRLLSWRLLFVSTIISVVSWFGECAAMYYVLVGLGVHGEDLLLKATFVFAASTLFGLVSLLPGGLGVSEASSTGLLVLLVPMAAGPATTATIIVRFCTLWFGVSLGIVALALFNRRYGAAAQEGLGVRG; the protein is encoded by the coding sequence GTGCCTGAGCATCTTCGTCGCAGTATCCTCATCTCACTCGTCCTGGGGCTGTTCGTGGCAATTGCGCTGGGGTTAATCAGCGACATCCGCGAGGTGGCTGCCAGTTTCAGCGGTTTCGATTGGTCGGCGCTGCCGATGGTGCTGGGGCTGACTCTGTTCAACTATGCGCTACGCTGGCTGAAGTGGGATTACTACCTGCGTCGCATGGAGATGGGGAACGGCGTCGGGCATTACGATAGCGTCCTGCTTTTTACCGGCGGCATGGTGATGGCAGTGACGCCTGCTAAGGTTGGTGAGGTGTTGAAATCGGCGCTGCTGAAGCGGATCAACGGCACGCCAATTTCTGCGTCTGCGCCAATTGTGCTGGCGGAGCGCATTACTGATGGGCTGGCGATGCTTCTGCTGATGGGGGCCGGGTTGACCCTCTACCCGCCGGCACGTCCTGCGTTCGTGGCACTGCTTGTGCTGACAGTCGCCGGATTGCTGCTGGTTCAGTCTCGGTCATTCATGCGTCGCGTGCTGGCGCTCCTTGCGCGCCTGCCATTCGCCGGTAAAGCGGCGCCACGTGTGGCAACCGCCTACGAGAGCAGCCAGCGACTGCTTTCGTGGCGATTGCTGTTCGTTTCTACCATCATCAGCGTGGTCTCGTGGTTTGGTGAATGCGCCGCCATGTACTATGTACTGGTTGGGCTTGGGGTTCATGGCGAAGACTTACTGCTGAAGGCAACCTTCGTCTTTGCGGCATCGACGCTCTTTGGTCTGGTATCACTTCTGCCCGGCGGGCTGGGGGTGTCGGAAGCGTCGAGCACCGGATTGCTGGTGCTGCTCGTACCGATGGCTGCCGGTCCTGCAACCACAGCAACGATTATTGTTCGTTTCTGTACCCTCTGGTTTGGCGTGAGCCTGGGGATTGTCGCCCTGGCACTGTTCAACCGCCGATATGGCGCAGCAGCGCAGGAGGGGTTAGGGGTCAGGGGTTAG